From Polynucleobacter sp. MWH-Braz-FAM2G, a single genomic window includes:
- a CDS encoding peptidase — protein sequence MTYCVGLCLKDGLVFLSDTRTNAGVDQIGTFRKMTLFQNKDRFFALMSAGNLAITQSVKEILLQGQSLKGRNLWTAKNSYEAAVVVGDAIKQVYERDHSALEKAGLDFNCNMIFGGQVKGEKPRLFNIYSAGNFIESTPETCYFQIGESKYGKPILDRVLNFTTPLNLATKCALISMDSTLKSNISVGLPLDMLVYEKNSLKATKLVTLDDANPYFAMIHQSWGEKLREAFNSIAEPSWSGTQKSSDISIPAKKMGSVPINTPSSKAKAVKSSVSKKATLAKKVVKKALPKKK from the coding sequence ATGACGTATTGTGTTGGGCTTTGCCTTAAAGATGGTCTTGTTTTCTTGTCTGACACTCGCACAAATGCGGGTGTAGATCAAATTGGCACTTTTAGAAAAATGACCTTATTTCAGAATAAGGATCGCTTCTTTGCCCTCATGAGCGCTGGTAATCTTGCCATCACTCAGTCTGTTAAAGAAATTCTGTTGCAAGGTCAATCTCTCAAGGGCAGAAACTTATGGACAGCCAAAAACTCATATGAAGCTGCGGTTGTTGTAGGCGATGCAATTAAACAAGTTTATGAACGAGATCATTCAGCCCTAGAGAAGGCCGGACTCGACTTTAACTGCAATATGATTTTCGGCGGTCAAGTAAAAGGTGAGAAGCCACGTCTATTCAATATTTATTCTGCCGGAAACTTTATTGAATCCACCCCTGAAACTTGCTATTTCCAAATTGGAGAGTCCAAGTACGGCAAGCCAATTTTAGATAGAGTGCTTAACTTCACCACTCCACTTAATCTGGCAACTAAGTGCGCATTAATTTCGATGGATTCCACATTAAAAAGTAATATCTCGGTTGGTTTACCTTTAGATATGCTGGTTTATGAAAAAAATTCTTTAAAGGCTACAAAACTAGTTACCCTTGATGATGCAAATCCTTATTTTGCGATGATTCATCAATCATGGGGGGAGAAGCTGCGTGAAGCCTTTAACTCTATTGCCGAACCAAGCTGGAGTGGCACTCAAAAATCAAGTGACATCTCCATTCCCGCCAAAAAAATGGGTAGCGTTCCGATTAATACCCCTTCGTCAAAAGCGAAAGCAGTAAAGTCTTCAGTTAGCAAAAAAGCTACCTTAGCGAAAAAGGTGGTCAAGAAGGCACTGCCCAAGAAAAAGTAG
- a CDS encoding transglutaminase family protein — translation MHLKIRHRTEYRYETPVRYSIQELRLTPPTTAGQQVDKWRISTPIKSSSSIDTFGNTCSVFVQESPYTSMMIEAEGEVHTQDAFEFIDDSKAVSPYYLLQQTNLTEPTEEMLDYFSYSLPKKNSVDQVLKLAEAIQGLIVYSPGKTNFATTAAQSFAMKSGVCQDHAHIMLSLCRATGIPARYVSGYFFAEESPNLASHAWIDFCSDIDKGIWTSVDITHARLIDSSHIRLAIGRDYYSAAPVKGVRSGGGGEELTANISIQQLP, via the coding sequence ATGCATCTTAAAATTCGCCACCGCACTGAATACCGCTATGAAACTCCAGTACGGTATTCCATCCAAGAACTGCGCCTAACACCACCAACAACTGCAGGCCAGCAAGTCGACAAGTGGAGAATTAGCACTCCCATAAAATCATCAAGCTCCATAGATACATTTGGCAATACATGCAGTGTGTTTGTGCAAGAAAGCCCTTATACCTCGATGATGATTGAGGCTGAAGGCGAAGTACATACACAAGATGCTTTTGAGTTCATTGATGATTCCAAAGCAGTTTCACCCTACTACCTTTTGCAACAAACCAATCTGACTGAGCCAACAGAAGAGATGCTCGATTACTTCTCTTATAGTCTGCCTAAGAAAAATTCAGTTGATCAGGTTCTTAAACTCGCTGAAGCAATCCAAGGCTTGATTGTTTACTCTCCCGGAAAAACGAACTTTGCCACTACAGCAGCACAATCGTTCGCCATGAAATCTGGCGTTTGCCAAGATCATGCTCATATCATGCTGAGCTTATGTCGGGCAACAGGAATCCCTGCACGTTATGTGAGCGGGTATTTTTTTGCTGAAGAATCACCTAACCTTGCTAGCCATGCTTGGATTGATTTTTGTAGTGATATTGACAAAGGAATTTGGACAAGTGTCGACATTACTCATGCCCGCTTAATTGATTCTAGTCACATTCGTTTAGCCATTGGTCGAGACTATTACTCAGCGGCGCCCGTGAAGGGTGTTCGCTCAGGCGGTGGTGGCGAAGAACTCACCGCAAATATCTCCATTCAACAGTTGCCATAG